One Archocentrus centrarchus isolate MPI-CPG fArcCen1 chromosome 14, fArcCen1, whole genome shotgun sequence DNA window includes the following coding sequences:
- the LOC115791929 gene encoding uncharacterized protein LOC115791929 has product MNELRANGFWILGCSKIVSSCIYKCVKCRRFRRPTEQQKMADLPEDRMETAPPFTYCGMDCFGPFFVKEGRKELKRYGLLITCMCSRAVHLEMLDDLSTDSLINSLRAFIAIRGTVRQIRCDQGTNFVGTRNEFVEAFKEMDQAKLGKLDCEFLMNIPASSHMGGVWERQIRTIRSVLTSILEQSGKQLDSSSLRTFLYEVMAVINSRPLTTNQLCDPSNPEPLTPNHILTMKSTIISPPPGRFVKEDLYLRKRWRRVQLLTNTFWTRWKREYLLNLQSRQKWTKERRNAKVDDVVLVKDEITPRNQWKLARIIEVYPGKDGRVRKVKLLISDPTLDKEGKRTSKPVHLERPIQKTVVLIEAEEDSQPHSA; this is encoded by the coding sequence ATGAATGAGCTTCGAGCTAACGGATTTTGGATACTTGGATGCAGTAAGATTGTTTCATCCTGTAtctataaatgtgtaaaatgcagGAGGTTCAGAAgacccacagagcagcagaagatggcAGACCTCCCGGAGGACCggatggaaactgcaccaccaTTCACCTACTGTGGGATGGACTGCTTCGGTCCCTTTTTTGTCAAGGAAGGCCGCAAGGAGTTAAAGCGCTATGGATTGCTAATCACCTGCATGTGCTCCAGAGCAGTACATCTCGAGATGCTTGATGATCTGTCTACAGATTCCCTCATCAACTCTTTACGTGCATTCATAGCCATCAGAGGTACAGTTCGACAAATAAGGTGTGATCAAGGCACGAACTTTGTAGGCACCAGAAATGAGTTTGTTGAAGCATTTAAAGAAATGGATCAAGCAAAACTGGGAAAACTGGACTGCGAGTTTCTCATGAACATCCCAGCGTCAAGCCACATGGGTGGCGTCTGGGAGAGACAAATCCGCACCATAAGGAGTGTACTCACATCAATCCTGGAACAATCAGGCAAACAACTCGACAGCTCCTCTCTAAGGACGTTCCTGTATGAAGTCATGGCAGTTATCAATAGCAGACCATTGACTACTAACCAACTGTGTGATCcatcaaacccagaacctttaACACCAAACCACATACTAACCAtgaagtccacgatcatctCCCCACCTCCAGGAAGGTTCGTGAAGGAAGATCTTTATCTCCGTAAGAGGTGGCGTCGTGTTCAACTCCTCACCAACACTTTCTGGACAAGGTGGAAAAGAGAGTATTTGTTGAATCTCCAGAGTAGACAGAAGTGGACCAAAGAGCGTAGAAATGCTAAGGTCGATGATGTTGTCCTCGTGAAGGATGAGATAACTCCACGCAACCAGTGGAAGTTGGCAAGGATCATTGAAGTTTACCCTGGTAAGGACGGAAGAGTGAGGAAGGTGAAATTGTTGATAAGTGATCCAACTCTGGACAAAGAAGGAAAGCGTACCTCCAAACCTGTTCATCTGGAGAGACCAATTCAGAAGACAGTCGTTCTgatagaagcagaagaagattcTCAGCCTCACTCTGCCTAA